One Hippopotamus amphibius kiboko isolate mHipAmp2 chromosome 12, mHipAmp2.hap2, whole genome shotgun sequence genomic window, CAGTGACCGGGCCAGACTGGAGGCTGAGAGGAACAACTTGCAGGATGTCCTTGAGGGTTTCAAGAAGAAGTGAGTGGCTGCTGGACTGCACTGACCAAGGATGGGCATGGGCTGGTCCCCAAAGGAGCAGCCAAGCTTGGATGAAAGCTGCTGGAAGCTTTCAGGGTTGAATGCTAGTTTCAATCACCAGCCTGAAGACAGGGGTGGGGATGTAATATGTATGGGAGGAGGATGCCCTCTGTGGGTCCTGAGGAAGAATAAGACATGGAATTGGGCACAGTTTGTCCCTAATCCTGCCTGTGCACATGGTGAGTTGACCCCAGAAAAAGGAGCCCTCTGGTTTTGAGAACAGTACCCAGGTCCAGCCACAAGTAGCATCCTACTTCCTCTAAGGTCAAATGCAATGATCTTAAAGCTTTTCCAGCAGAGGAGCACAGCAGAAGTCCAGATTTTCAGACCCCACGTccaatttgagaaaataaacggGATTTAGAGAAACAGAGGGCCACTGACTCATAAAAGGTCTTAAAGATGGGACAGAGTAGGTGAGAACATGCAACAGGGAGCCAGGCTCCTGGATGGAGCATAGAGGTCATAAGAGGTGATAACGGGGGAGCTGGGAGTAATTGGCTCTCAATTCAGAGTGAGAACTCACCCTCTTCATCCATATCATCCAGGTATGAAGAGGAGGTGGTACTCCGGGCCAATGCTGAGAATGAGTTTGTGGCTTTGAAGAAGGTAAGGAGAGCAACAGGCCCAGGCAAACTTCTTCCCAAGACAGGCAGATGTTCTCGAGACCCCAGGACACTGCCCAGGCAGCCCTGTGAATACTCACACACAGTGAGCCCCCTAAGGTCACAAAAGCTTCTCTTCAAAGTTCTCATTTGGCCTCCAGTGACGTAGGATTGGGTCTTCAGGAGAGCAGAAGTCTGAAGAGATGAAATTTTAGGAGTCTTGGATTATCCAGATTCTTCTTGCCTCTAAATAAGCATCAGAAAATGTCCAGTATCCTTGGGGGTTCCATGTTATAGGGAGAAGAACAAGAGTCATTAAGCTATATTTCCACCCAATGACTTTCCCATCTGTCCCACTTGGCCTGACCCTGTGGGAGCTGGCCTGATCTTCGCACCCATCTCCAGACCTTGCCAAGGTGGGGAGGGTAAAAGTGCACAAGTAATGAGCATTTTATCCCTCTTTCTCTGATGCAGGATGTGGATACAGCTTTCTTAACTAAGTCTGATCTAGAGGCCAACGTGGATACCCTAACTCAGGAAATCGAGTTCCTGAAAACCCTATACATGGCGGTAAGGGCTCATCCCCTCTGAGCCATCCAAGgagctcagtgtgtggcctggaCTCCCTGGGGGATTCACTGGACTAGCGTATTTTCTAACATTTGGTATCATACGTCTTTCCTCCCACCAAATCTATATCCTCTATATATTGATGTATGTACAAGTGGAGAAGGTACGGGGAGTGGCCTTCTCAGCAGCCCGACTCAGGTCTATGAATCAACTCCTTGGATCTATGAGCCAACTCCTTGTTGGCCAATCTAAAGACTGGGGTCTAGGAATATCACTTCCTATCTACTGATGAGAAGACTGATTTGCTAGGAGACGTAAGAAAACTTATATTACCTAATTAGTCAAATGAACTAGCTATCTTTTGCTTCATGAGGTCTGTTTGGTCTGGGATAGACCCAATCAGAGCTGAATGGCTGGCTCTAAGTGGAAAGGTTGAAGAAAGCTCCCTGTGGGGCCCTCACCTTGAAGGCCAgttcccagccctcccccaccccacccctggttCTATTAAGGACTTCGGATATAGGAATTCCTAACCACCATGTTCTAAAATATTGTCAGCTCTCCATGCTCCATGACTTGCACAGCCACTGTGTAGATAgaccaaaagaaaatttaagcttTAATGTGGCTCCACTCCCCTCCACCAAGTCCCTAGGGCCCCATGGTTTTACTAGTCACCTAAGCAAGTTAAGGGATGTCTCCTAGTATATAACAAGGGTTTAAAGTCAAACTGAAATGGTTCTGGGCCAcctctttttctttgctcttgGTTTGGATTATCTGCTCCATGGCTTTACCCTGAACAAATAAGCAATGCTCTCTCTCCTGACTTTGAGTCCTGGGGACCCCGTAGCAAAGCCCCAGCCACTAATGGGACTCTGAGCCCAACTGTCCTGGTGATCCTCCAACACAGGAAATCCAGTTGCTGCAGTCACACATCTCAGAGACATCGGTCATCGTGAAGATGGACAACAGCCGGGACCTGAACTTTGACGGGATCATCGCTGATGTCAAGGCCCAGTATGAAGAGATCGCCAGGCGCAGTCGGGCTGATGCAGAGGCCTGGTACCAGACCAAGGTGGGCAGGAGGGCACTGGGTAAGGGGCGGAGGCAGCCCTGGGGTCAGACTCATGGATGAAAAAGTGAGCTATGATCTTTAGCCAATCTTTGAACCCTCGGAACACCCccttctccccaaccccccagTATGAGGAGATGCGGGTGACAGCTGGCCAACACTCTGACAACCTGCGCAGCACTCGGGAGGAGATCAATGAGCTGACCCGCCTGATCCAGAGGCTGAAGGCAGAGATTGAGCACGCCAAGGCTCAGGTGggcaaaggaaaggagagaaaacccCTCAGCGAGGACAGGCAGGGCCCCAAGCTTTGGGGAGCCCAAGTCAGATGATATGGGGGAGGCCACCAGGACCCAGAAACAGAGGAATGAAGGAATTagtccaggaagacttcctggaggaggaaaatGTGGAAACAGGAAAAGAGAGTCTCCCATGTAGAAGGAAAGACCTGGGGCTGACTTATAGGGGCAGGTGAGACAGAAAGAATGGCTTTACTCTCTGTACCCCATGGGTCTTGGAGCAGAAATTAGTAAGTGCAAAATCAGTGAGGATGGAAACAGAGGAAAAGCAATGTTCCGCTCCCTGGTGACATCAAGCAACAGGATGACAATCCCTGGGGAAGCAGCCTCCGTGGGCTCCATCCCTGGCCTGGCACCAGGCTATGTGCCCACCCACGGGAGGCAGTGTTTCTAGCCTGACCTGAGGATCCCCTAGTCCCTGCCGAAGCCCACCTGCAAACTGCCCTCCCTGCAGCGCCGCAAGCTCGAGGCCGCCGTGGCCGAGGCGGAGCAGCAGGGCGAGGCGGCCCTCAATGACGCCAAGGCCAAGCTGGCGGAGCTGGAGGCCGCCCTGCAGCAGGCCAAGCAGGACATGGCGCGGCAGCTGAAGGAGTACCAGGAGCTGATGAACGTCAAGCTGGCCCTGGACATCGAGATCGCCACCTACAGGCGCCTCCTGGAGGGCGAGGAGATCCGGTGAGTGCTCTCGGTGCAGCAGGTGGGAGTGGGGTCAGACTTCTGGCTTCTAGAAAGACTAAGTGGGGAGGGAACATGTGAAGAATTACTGAAATGGCCACTCTCTAGAGGTAACTATTTTTTGTGCAAACCTTAGTCGGGTTGACCTTGGCAGGGGTTTAGAAGATGGCTCTAGATTTTTGCCTCTAAGTGCAAGCTTGTAGATGGGCTTCACCAGAATCACAGGGAGTTCTGCCTGATTGTAAATCttgttaaagggaaaaagaagagagaaagaaagaaagagagaaagagagaaagaaagaaaggaagaaagaaaggagaatgaaaaaaggagggagggagaaaggcagagagaaagagggagggaggaaagaagacatTCCCTCAAATATTTTGGTTCAGTAGTTTTAGGCAGGGTAACATGTAGTTTTTCAAAACTCCCCAGATGCTTGTGTAGCCAAGGATGAGAACCACTGGTCCACACTGTCAAGAAAGCCCTCTGACAGCACATAGGTTCTCAGGGAATGACATGCTTGTGAACTGacttgcttctttctctctccagaaTCTGTGAAGGTGTTGGACCAGTAGATATAGGTAAGAACTTTCCGTCTTTTCCTCTTCACACATTTCTCTCCTGGGGCccttcaaatttcttttaaaCTCAAGCCTGCATTGAGGTCAGGAGCCCATGGCTAGACTGGCCATGGCAGCCAGGGGAGCAGGGACCATCTGGCCCGGGGACTGGGAGCATCCCCTTAGCTGAGGTCTAAGACCTCCCCAGAGCCTGCCTCTCCAGAGCTGAGCAATCACTATGGTTTGCAGGGCCTAGTAGGCAGGCGAGGGTTCCACAAAGAGAGGCAGCCTTTTCACTTTGAGTGGTCTTGTCCTTCAAGGGCAAAGACCAGGGATGGAATGGAAAGGCCTGTGCCAGGGAGCTCCCCCCTCTCCTGATGGCAGGGAATGGGACAAGGCTGGATGTAACGTCCCTTACTGCTGCTGCAGCCGCCAAAGTATTGGTCGTGCCCAAAGCACGCAGGGCCTGTTCTGGACACTGCAGGGTAGGGACACAAAGAAGGCAAGacccagcccctgctctccagaaTCATAATCTTCTTGAGATGAGTCCTATCCACTGTCAGCCCAATCCTCAAAACGCCGGGGGAGGAGCAGGCATGGACATCCCCCTTTTACTCGATCAGAGAAAATACAGGACTTGCCAGAAGTCACAAAGGTAGTCAGTGGCACAGCCAGAATTCAAGCCCAGATTTCTGATCCAAAAGCGCAAATATACACAGCTGTAAATGCTAAACTGGGTGGGTCACAGATGGCAGGAAGGATTCtggtgaaaggaaaaggaagaaagggggctCCTCCGCAGGTGCGGGCTGGTCTAAGCAAGCTTTAATCAGATTAGGGTCCTGGATCACGGAGGTGTGCCCAGTGGAGACCAGAGGGCTAGAGAGCGGAACCATCAGTGGGGCAGGAGGAACAGACAAAGGACTGTCTTCTTGATGGGCAATGTGGGCACCGCTAAGGACCGTGATGTAACTGGACGAGAGAAGCCCCGTGGCGCTATGGAAGCTGCTGGGCTGGCTACTGGGTAATCCAGATCACTAGACCCCTCTCTCAACCCAACCCAACGCTGGCCATATATAAATGACAGTGGTCTTATGGCTATATGCTAACACCCGGGGAATTGGCTGAATGCTTCCATTTTAGTCCGGGTGTTTGACTTCAGTGGAGTCACAGCCTTTGAGTCACCCagacaagagaagggaaaagtgGGTCTGGACTGTGTAGAGAGTAGGAACCACTTGGACCCAGACCACTTGCCCTGATGCCACTGACggtccctccccgcttcccccagCGGGAGCCTGGAGGACGGGGCAGCCTGGCTAAGGGTTCCTCTGCTCGGGGGTTCTTCCTCCCACAGCGGTGAGAGGCTCCCGCGGCGGCCTGGTGTGCGGGTCGGAGCCGCTGGTCACCAGCTCCAGCCTCTGCCACGGCGGTGTCACCATCACCGGCAGCAGCGTCAGGTCGTCCAGCGGCTTCTGCGGCTCGAGCGTGGGCGGGGCCCGGGGCTCCGTGCTGGTGGGCGAGGCCTGCGCCCCCAGCATCCCCTGCCCGCTGCCCGTCGAGggaggcttcagcagctgcagtggcggCCGCAGCAGCCGCAGTTCCGGCGTCCGCTTTGTGtccaccaccacctcctgccGGACCAAGTACTGAAGAGCCCGAGCGCCGGCCAGCCACCGCCTGGGAAGAACCGTCTCCATGCCTTCTGCTTCTGCCCCCAACATGCCTGGACTCTGGACCGAGGGTGCTCTAGGTACCCCTCCTGCCAAGAAGGGATGGGCTGCTCTGCCTGGCCTGTCTTCTCTGGGGGGATTTTTTTCACCCCCTAAACACTCCATCCACAGGCCCCAGAGGACTGGCTTCTCCCTAACtctcaatttccttcttttgggTCACGCCTCGCCACCCCACCCAACAGCTtcgagaaatgcaaattcaataCCATTACAAAAATCAGCACGTTGGGGAGAAAGGGACCAGCtcaaagccaaaagaaaatgtGGCTAGGCACCATCGCCATCCTAGCTTTGGATTAACTTTGAAAATGGAGAGCTGGCTGTCCACACAGCAGGTGTCCTCAGCCCACCGTCCTCTgcttcccctctcttcctttccctggcAGGAGAGGactttttccttctcccagaTCCAGAAGGATCCACCGTCTTTGGTGGCCCAAGGGATCCCGAGTCCCCAGAGATGGTTCTCCTCTGAGTGGCACAGGTCGTAGCTGCTTCTCTTCCTGGGTTGTGGGTGTAACCCACGCATGCGAGTCCCCAAGGTGGGTGGGTGCTGGTGGAAAGGTGGGCCCTGCTGCACTCCACGCCCCTGCTGGTGGTGTGAGGGAGGCCCAGCCCTGTCCCCCGCAGGGGGGTTTACAGCTGCACGTTCCAcggaggcctgggctggggtgggtgcCTGTTTGTACTGCTCATTGTGTTGCTGGGATTTCAATAAACTTGCCAAGCTAACTTCACTGGGACTCTGGCCTCTCCTTCCCGATCACACTGGGGATGGGGGAATTCGCCTCCTAGATTCCACTAGCCCACCCCTCTGGGAACTTGCCAGTGGCAGAGGCTGTGTCCTGGGACAGAGGAGGGACTGAGGAAAGAGCACTCAGGCCCCTCCCTGGAGGGGCTCACTGTTCAGCAAGGGAGATGAGATGTATGACAAAACTCTGAAAACAAATGCCAAGCAGCCCCCTTCTCTCCATGCATtgtcctccaccctcctccctacCAAGGCAAACCCTTCCACTTGTTCCCCaggtcccaccccaccccccagttccTCTGGGATCACTGTAGGGGCCAAGAGACCCAACCATGTGTTTAGAGGGTTGGAAAATTCAGtccaccctccccaacctccagggagggaagcagggttGGAGGTTGATCAGTCAATCAACCAtgactatgtaatgaagccttcaTTAAAAAATCCCAGAATACTGGGGGATTCAGAGAGTTTCCGGGTTGCTGAACACGTGGAGATGTCGGGGGAGTGGCACACCTGGAGAGAATGTGGACTCTCTGCACCCTTTCGCTACACCTTGCCCTgcacatctcttccatctggctgttcctgagttatatccttttataataaactggtaatctagtaagtaaaatgtctctctgagttctgtgagccactctagcaaattaatcaaagcCAAGGAGAGGTCTTTGAAACTTTCAATCTGTAGCTGGTTGGTCAAAAGTCCAGGTGACAACCTGGGTTTACGACTAGATCTGAAGCAGGGTTGGAGGTGGGCAGTCTTGAAGGACTGAGCCCTtgacctgtggaatctgatgctacttccaggtagacagtgtcagaattgagctgAATTGTGGCACACCCAGCTCCTTATTGGTGTAAGAAACcccatgctcacacacacacacacacacacacacacacacatatcagaaCAGTAACCAGAACCCTTGGTGTGTGTCTTGTGCATCCCACACCATAGGAAGTACACACACATGGTTTAGTGATAGTTTGTCATCATCTCAAAATTCTTAACAATGTTTAACAAGGtgctctgcatttttattttacattaagcTCCATAAAGTGTGTAGCCAGTCCTACCTAAATAGTTGTATTTCTACTAAAGGAATTGAACACATAGTTTAAAATCTTACAACAAAGAAAACTTCAGGCCCGAATACCTTCACTGGTacattctaccaaacatttaaggaaaaatctCAACTCAGATTCTTCTAGAAAACATAAGAGGAGGGAAAACTTCCCAACTCCTTTTATGAcaccaacattaccctgataccaaaaccaagcaaagacaTAAGAAAACTACAAATCAGTATCTGTCATGAGCCTAAATGTAAAACTCTTCAGCAAAATATTAGTAATTGAATACAGCAACAAATAAAAGGATAACACATCATGACAAATAGAGTTTACCCTAGGAATGCAAGGCTGCTTCAACTTTCAAAAACCTATTAATGTAGTCCAtgacatcaacaaactgaaaaggaaaaatcgTATGATTATCTTAGTAGATGCACAAAAGgatttgacacaattcaacaccTAGTcgtgattaaaaactctcagcaaactaggaatagatgaGAACTTCCTTAACCTAAAGGGCatctactaaataaataaataacaaagtaaCATCCTACAGCTAACAACAtaattaatggtgaaagactaaatgaTTTCTGCCCTAAGACTGGGAAAAGACAAGGGTATCTGCTCACACCATTCTTAGTCAGTGTTACACAACCTGGCCTAGCCAGTGAAccaaggcaagaagaagaaataaaagtcatatggcttggaaaggaagaaataaaactctttctATTTTCAGAAGACATAATTTTCtgtatagaaaatcccaaggaatctttttttaaaacctactagaactaataagtgagtttagtaAAATTATGGGATGTGAGGTCAATATACAAAtctaattatatttctatatactagtaaAGAACAGttggaaattaaacatttttaacatttacaatagcaccCAAAAAATGATATACCTAAGTATAAGCCTTTAAAAAGGATCTGTAAGCTAAAAACcatgaaataataatgaaagaaatcgaagaagaCAACTAAATGGAGATATATACTATGCTGATGAATTGGatgactcaatattgttaagacatTGATTCTTCCCCAAAGATGACATAAGAGTCAAACCTGTGGAACCTGGTGTGTGCAGACCCAGGTTCATATCCCAGGTTCTctacttaatagctgtgtgaccaaAAACAATAACAGGCAAGACTAATACTGAACGTAGACTGAATTCAGCAGTGTTCCAAGTGCATTTCGTGTTTTAACTCACTTGAGTCTTTTAACGATCCTAGGCAGTAGGTGCTTTAATTATTTCCCTTTTGACAGATGACAAAATCAAAGCCCAATGGTCAAAGCAGAAGCattctgactccaaaacccacACTCATCACCACCCTGCTGTTCTGTCTGTCACTTAACCTCACTAAGCCTCTTgcatcatctggaaaatggaaaaggaGTTCCTATTTCAAAGAGTTGTTGTGGAGATCACACACAATGGCATAACTACAGTACTTAGCACatagcctggcacacagtggcgCACAATAAACAGTTGCTATTGTTTTGATGCTGATGATGCTGATGGTTCTAGTTCTACTGCTAATGGAGAATAGCTGTGTTCAGCAACTCAGCCACTCCATGACCCAACACAGGTGGATACTGAAGCGTCAGTAGACTGTTTCCGGCGTCTGCATCCAAAGCCCTGTAGCCCTGATCCTCAGGTAGGCAGGCAGCTCCCTAGCCTCTGCTGCTCCTGCAACCGGGACTGAGCCTCTGCAGGGCTACCTGCGGGGGtttgctgccctctgctggccatCAACTTCCCTGGAGGCACTGCGCAGGGCATTTTCAAAGCATTCCTGCAATAGGATTttgtggagggagaggggagacttttttttttgtaaactaaTTTCCCtaagttttcttaaaaatgaagtatacttgatttacagtatcgtgttagtttcaagtgtacagcatagcAGCTCAtttgcatatacacatacacatataaatgtacatattttcttcagattatttttcccttctaggttattacaaaatattgagtctagttccctgtgctatgagATGGgagtcttttaaaaacaaattatttcctCCAAAATTGTGTTTCTGACGCAAACATTGCAACACTGAATAGCAACTTTAAGAAATCCACCCCCTCACTCACCAGCCTACAGAATGTTTTCACCATTCTGTGTCTCTGTCAGTCTTTGCTCCTATAGATACTCAGAAAATCACAGCcttggggattccctggtggcgcagttgttaagaatctacctgacaatgcaggggacacgatttcgatccttgctccaggaagatcccacatgccatggagcaactaagcccatgtgccacaactactgagcccctgtgccgcaactaccgaagtccacacacctagagcctgtgctccgcaacaagagaagccatggcagtgaggagtcggcgcaccacaacaaagagccctcgctcaccgcaactagagaaagcccacatgcagcaatgaagacccaacacagccaataagtaagtaaataaaataaataaataaataaatttacaaaaaaattaaaataggtaaataaaagaaaaccacagcCTTGAAGCAGGAAATATCCATGGTGAGCTCTGAGCCCCATGGTTTTCAAACTAAGTGTGCTCCTTGAGGCCCAAGGTCCAGAGCTTCCCATAGCTGGCATTTTCTgccaaacataaaatatttaaagtatccaagacatccattcatttacacattcactcagtcaacaaatatttactgggcacTTACTCTATCCCCaccactgttctaagtgcttgggAACcatcaatgaacaaaacagacaaaattcctgCTTGCATGGAGTTTATTTTGGGGTGAGAGGAAAGACTGACaataagaagaagaaacagaataaacaaGTCAATTATAGAGGGTGTTAGAAGGCGTTAAGTGCcatgggaaaaagaaacagatcagAGCAAGATAAGCTGGATGGAGAACACTCTGGCAGGGAGAAGGCAGGttgccatttttaaaagaaatgccaGGGAAGCCTCTTtgagaggtgatatttgagcaaagaccCACAGGTGGCAATGGAGCAAGCCATGTGGAGGAGGAATGGCATTCAGGGCAGAAGGGCCagtcagtgcaaaggccctgagtcaGGAGCGGGCCAGATGTATCTGAGGATCAGAGGGAGGCTGGTGTGGGTGCCGAGAGCAAGGGGATGAGGTGAGAACTGTAACAACTGGGACAGGCAGTGCATcgttaagactttttttttttttccactttgagtGAAATAGAGAATTATTGGGGCATTTGACCAGAGGACTGACACAGCTCAATGTCTTAAGAGGATCACTGGAATGGAGGGGGCCAAGGCAAGCAGAGAGACCAGCATGTGCATcttatctgtttttaaaactgaatagatgatagatagatgatgatagatagatagatagatagatagatagatagatgatagattgatagatagatgatagatagatttatATATCTGTTTTCCTCCTAAGATTTAGGGAAATGGTTCTACTGTtaaagtagaagaagaaaaagaggaggaggaagagaagaagagggagggggaagggaggaggagaaggtagAGGAGGACAAGAAGGAGGCGAGGAAGTAAATTTCAAAACCATTAATACTGTCCAATGTTGAAATTCAAGGCTCTGTGTTTACTCAGCATCTGCTCTGACCCAGAGTAGCCATAGGAAACAGCAAAGCCACCCAAGAAAGCTGCCTACAGGAAGGCATGTGGACAGGGTTCGGGAGGAAAGTCTAGAGTTCCTAGTGGGGAAGCCCGTGAGAGGAAAGATGGGATGACCCAGGGAGCAGCTCTGCCAGCTGGATGAGGGGCCCAGGGCCAGATGTGCTGGGGAGGGTCCAGTGTTCATCCAATGCCTCCCTGTGGCTCTGATCTCACTCCTCTCATAGGGGGTCTCTGAGTTACACCCGTGTCTTGCAAAAGCCAGAGAAAGTGTATAGGGCTAAAAGACCCTTCAAGAGCTGTGTTCCAGCACCAGGAGTGGCGTAGACATAGACGCACAATAAAAGTGTGGAGAAGACCAGCAGAGATGATGCGTGATGCCCAACTTGAATGAACTGAGTGGGCAGCTATGAAAACCCTACTCATTACAGGCCTGTGGGAGCCGTCAGGGTCAATCCCAGAGAACCAGTCAGCCAGGAAGGATAGTGAGATGGTCTCTG contains:
- the KRT84 gene encoding keratin, type II cuticular Hb4, which encodes MSCRSYRVSSSRRVGNFSSCSAMTPQNLNRFRASSVSCRSGPGFRGLGGFGSRSVISFGSCLPRMAAVCPRPIRYGGGCGAGSGVAFGFGDGSGAGLGFGAGSGFGYGFGGPGFGYRVGGLGVPAAPSITAVTVNQSLLTPLNLEIDPNAQRVKNDEKEQIKTLNNKFASFIDKVRFLEQQNKLLETKWSFLQEQKSTRSNLEPLFENYITNLRRQLDTANSDRARLEAERNNLQDVLEGFKKKYEEEVVLRANAENEFVALKKDVDTAFLTKSDLEANVDTLTQEIEFLKTLYMAEIQLLQSHISETSVIVKMDNSRDLNFDGIIADVKAQYEEIARRSRADAEAWYQTKYEEMRVTAGQHSDNLRSTREEINELTRLIQRLKAEIEHAKAQRRKLEAAVAEAEQQGEAALNDAKAKLAELEAALQQAKQDMARQLKEYQELMNVKLALDIEIATYRRLLEGEEIRICEGVGPVDIAVRGSRGGLVCGSEPLVTSSSLCHGGVTITGSSVRSSSGFCGSSVGGARGSVLVGEACAPSIPCPLPVEGGFSSCSGGRSSRSSGVRFVSTTTSCRTKY